A single window of Castor canadensis chromosome 3, mCasCan1.hap1v2, whole genome shotgun sequence DNA harbors:
- the Or4e2 gene encoding olfactory receptor 4E2, whose protein sequence is MGTLNQTRVTEFVLLGLTDNWVLEILIFIVFSDTYVLTLLGNILIIVTIVFTPRLHTPMYFFLSNLSFIDICHSSVTVPKMLEGLLSERKTISFDNCIAQLFFLHLFACAEIFLLTIMAYDRYIAICTPLHYPNAMNMRVCVQLVLALWLGGTVHSLVQTFLTIRLPYCGPNVIDSYFCDVPPVIKLACTDTYLTGMLIVSNSGTISLTCFLALITSYTIILVSLRKQSAEGRRKALSTCSAHFMVVALFFGPCIFIYTRPDTSFSTDKVVSVFYTVVTPLLNPLIYTLRNKEVKCAMKQLRHRQIFS, encoded by the coding sequence ATGGGCACGCTAAACCAGACAAGAGTGACTGAATTTGTCCTCTTGGGACTCACTGATAATTGGGTGTTAGagatactgattttcatagtgtttTCAGACACTTATGTGCTGACCCTTCTTGGGAACATTCTCATCATTGTCACCATAGTCTTTACTCCACGTcttcacacccccatgtactttttcctgaGCAATCTGTCCTTTATTGACATCTGCCATTCATCTGTCACCGTGCCCAAGATGCTGGAGGGTTTGCTTTCAGAGAGAAAGACCATTTCCTTCGACAACTGTATTGCACAGCTCTTCTTCCTACATCTCTTTGCTTGTGCTGAGATCTTCCTGCTGACGATTATGGCGTATGATCGTTACATAGCTATCTGCACTCCACTGCACTATCCCAATGCAATGAACATGAGAGTCTGTGTGCAGCTTGTCTTGGCTCTCTGGTTGGGGGGTACTGTCCATTCACTAGTGCAGACCTTCTTGACCATTCGGCTACCCTACTGTGGCCCTAATGTTATTGATAGCTACTTCTGTGATGTGCCTCCTGTCATCAAGCTAGCCTGCACAGATACGTACCTCACAGGAATGCTGATTGTGTCCAATAGTGGAACCATCTCGCTCACTTGTTTCCTGGCCTTGATCACTTCCTATACCATCATTCTAGTTTCTCTGCGAAAACAGTCAGCTGAAGGGCGCAGGAAAGCCCTGTCTACCTGCTCAGCCCATTTCATGGTGGTTGCCCTCTTCTTTGGGCCGTGTATCTTCATCTACACTCGTCCAGACACCAGCTTCTCCACTGACAAGGTGGTGTCTGTTTTCTACACAGTGGTCACGCCTTTGCTGAATCCTCTCATTTACACCTTGAGGAACAAGGAAGTGAAATGTGCCATGAAACAGCTCAGGCACAGAcaaattttttcataa